Proteins from one Methanobrevibacter sp. V74 genomic window:
- a CDS encoding transposase, whose protein sequence is MEKEEYKEEFKKRPSVEGPFGIFKEQYHVEQEIVIGMVKTGERLNLDALAYNIKRLYNLIQGEQNNKEDIVDFCESISTTHQLKLDVTIY, encoded by the coding sequence ATGGAAAAAGAAGAATATAAAGAAGAATTCAAAAAAAGACCAAGTGTAGAAGGACCATTCGGAATATTCAAAGAACAATACCATGTAGAACAAGAAATAGTAATCGGAATGGTAAAAACCGGAGAAAGACTCAACCTAGATGCACTAGCATACAATATAAAAAGATTATATAATCTTATTCAAGGAGAACAAAATAATAAAGAAGATATTGTTGATTTTTGTGAAAGTATATCCACTACACACCAATTAAAGCTTGATGTGACCATTTACTAG
- a CDS encoding transposase has product MVSKKVIKNQAELGIRTYDFNVPENHISRFVVDFIEEFYPILGIKENKKKGGRPSYPPCSMLKLLVYAKIDHIESARVIAEMTKYHDIYKFVCDRIKPSERSIQRYRDEFGRYYEVLLQMTLKMAVKKGFTEFNHVVVDGTIKKAFNSNQNMISKKETNLLVQFYKGLEVDLKKLEKLNKPAQKILNDKEMSNDEKLEILYDIRTQFKFTGQDKIPMNDIEARMMKGKKGNFLVAYNIQHLRLRHQTNLRIKRHTKPYRPLPTTRSS; this is encoded by the coding sequence ATGGTTAGTAAGAAAGTTATTAAGAATCAGGCTGAATTAGGCATTAGGACTTATGATTTTAATGTTCCAGAGAATCATATTTCTCGTTTTGTGGTTGATTTTATTGAAGAATTTTATCCGATTTTGGGAATTAAAGAGAATAAGAAAAAAGGCGGTAGGCCTTCATATCCTCCATGTTCCATGTTAAAATTACTTGTTTATGCAAAAATAGACCATATTGAAAGTGCTAGAGTCATTGCAGAAATGACAAAGTACCATGACATATATAAATTCGTTTGTGATAGAATTAAACCCTCTGAACGTTCAATTCAAAGGTATCGTGATGAATTTGGACGTTATTATGAAGTATTGCTTCAAATGACATTAAAAATGGCCGTAAAAAAAGGATTCACTGAATTTAATCATGTTGTAGTCGATGGGACCATCAAAAAAGCATTCAATTCTAACCAAAATATGATCAGCAAAAAAGAAACCAATTTGCTGGTCCAGTTCTACAAAGGACTGGAAGTTGACCTTAAAAAGCTTGAAAAACTCAATAAACCAGCTCAAAAAATACTAAATGACAAGGAAATGTCCAATGATGAAAAATTAGAAATATTATATGACATCAGAACTCAATTCAAATTCACAGGACAGGATAAAATACCAATGAATGATATTGAAGCACGCATGATGAAAGGCAAAAAAGGAAACTTCCTGGTTGCTTATAATATCCAACATCTGCGATTACGACACCAAACTAATCTGCGCATTAAACGTCACACAAAACCCTACAGACCATTACCAACTACCAGAAGTAGCTGA